The window TCGCTTAGAGCGTCCCATtgtgaattttattgattttattaaaacttgcattattcacaaataagattattttttatggacaaaTGGACGTGgtactttttaaataatgttataGAAACGTTTTATCCACAAAAGATAAGATGCCCATtgtcaataaatttataagccCAGGACTGTTTAAAACCATGTCGACCAGTTTTCTCTTTCAACTATTCATTAATCATAACgcttatattataaataattaagtaaagaattgagatttagaatattaatacgaaaaaatttcaaaattgaaaatacgAAATTACATGATGCTCTGTGTGGCGAATAGAGCACAACTGCACAATTGTGGAAATGAGTATTGAGTTATGCAATggttatataaataaaaatgtgttaaatCGATGGTTAACCtattctcactctctctctgccATAACCAACCATCCCACACCACCAATCTGTGGGCCCAGTactattttacaataaaaaaaatcccaccATTTTCAAACTCgcatcatctctctctctctccctctcgcTATCTCCATTGAGATTCCGCTttggtgagagagagaatcgATAATTCGACTTCTCCAAACAATCATGCCTTCAGGCGCCAAGAAGCGTAAGGCTGCCAAAAGGAAGGGAACTCAGCCCAACACCAACAATTCCAATCCCTCCCCTGCTGCTTCTACGCATGgtatttatttccattaaatattGTTACCTACACGCGTTCAATCATTGCTCCATCTCTTCTAGCTTTACACTTTCTATGCGTATcttgttttgtgttttttcgATTGCTTTCTCCATTAATCCGTCTCAATATATATTGTTTCCATTCAATTTTGTGTGTGCGCGTGTGTTTGGGGGTAGGGTAGATGGACAGGGATTTCTGAgcatttttctgatttttattgttatgCTGCAAATGCTTTTCGGGGAAACTAATTTGGGAATAGTTTCGTGATTACATTGCTTGTGTCTTGAGACCACTGATTGCTTAGATTGGAATGTGCTATGAGAGTAGATCTTAGGTTGCATTTGTTTATTTGCATTGATTGATTTGAATCAACTTGGGTGAATTTCCTAGCTGTGAAGCACCAGAGCGATGTTGGCCCGGCTAGTTCAACCACTTCTCAGGATAAGGAGAAGGGGAACAGTGCTGTTCCAGTCGAAAGAGAATTCAAAAATGGGAGTGAATTAGGTGGCAAGTTTGACCACGATGAAACCGAGACGAAATCATATGATGGAGGGTCATCTGAGAGCTCAGGCACCAGCAGCAGCAGCTCAGATGATGAATCTCACGCTGACAAAATTGATGCTGTGCCTACCGTCGCAATTGTAGAGGCAAGTGAGGCCGTTGTGGATTGCGTGCCTCCTGTTGACTCGGATAAGGTTTCACTGTTGAGCGAAAGTTTGGGAGTGAACGCGAGCTCTCCGTTTGTATCTAAGGATAATGGCGAGAAAAAGGGCTCTGCAGAAGTATCCACTCCGTCTGTTGAGCATGTTGAGGCGGCTTCTGATCTGAAGACATCAGCAGAAGAAACTGATGAACGGTTAAGTCTGTCTTACAATGCCCCAATTGCTACCCATGATAATGGAGCGGATCTTGTGAAAGATTCAGGAGTCACTGAGGTGCTTATTCTGTGTTTGCAAATTCAACTTTGTTTTATGGtaaattttccttaatttttgCTCTTGTTTGATGTCTTTTTGCAGCCGTTGCTGgttcctcctcctcgtcccGTGAAAACGACATCATGGAAGGGCTGTTGTGGACTATTTGAACTGTTTACGAGCTCGGATAGATAATTTACGGTTAGTTGACTGCTCATCGAATTCTTATACACAGTATGGCttgaattttgattctttttttttacaattatacttttattagtATAGTTGTTTTTTATCTCTCCATGAGTAATTCTACCGAAGAATTTTGCTAGGGACTGTGAACTGAAGTTGCTACATGTAGAATTAAGCTTCATTTTTTGCTCATTAAAAATTGAGTCTTGAAAACTCTAGCTTGATTTTCAAGAAAGTCTTCCTTATTAAGATCCCTTGTAATCTCTGTATAAAGAGATTAGGAGCAAATTTAATAGAAAGAGATTACAAGAAAATTATTCTTGCTCTATTAGATTTGATTCTCTCTCCACTGAGTTCTAAGGTAAAAGACCGATTAAATGAGCTTCTCTAAATCCTTTGCCACCCTAAGTTGATCTATGGATCGGTATAAAAGTCGGAAACCCCATCGAATTTCCAGTAAATAATTCCTGGCTATTTACTCGTGGTCCTAAATCCAGAACTAAGGTTTATTTGTTTCAGCTGATTGATGAATGGATGGCAtgcatcaaataaaaatacttaaagATTTCATTGGTAAATCGTGTGtttggatttgattttgaagtcATTATGAAGATGATGAATAGACCTTATGGCATCTAAAAACCACACACTTCTTATCTAAAACGCTATGCATGAATAGTTGGATTTGGAGAGCTTCTCTTGAAGGGGGCCATGAAAATAATGGACAGGCAATAATCTTCATGTCATGTATTGTTCATAATTGGCAAACACATGTTGCTTTCACTTCACATCGTGACAAAAATTGACAAGATTGTGAAAAGCCATCTAATCGTAAAGATGCAACGAAACAAAAACTCGATCACTCTCTCATTACATGTAAATTTGTTCATTTGGTTTATGTTTTCTGAATCCCATCATCTCACCATTGCAGTATAAAAGCATGACGAATACCCTTTTCCCTGTGCCTTGCTGGGTGAGATTTTTTCGTGAGCACGCCTCTTAGACTCTTTCGGATAGTAAAGAAGAAATAGCAGCGAGAAGGTGATTGCGACTTGTAAGTCTCACTAGTGTATAGGCATTATGCGAAAGGTAAGCTATAAACTAGTCTTCGTTTTTGCAGTGGATAGGCGAGTTTTCTCCTTGAGTTTCATGTAACGCAGTTTGGTATTGGTTGAGGAACCTCTGTAGTTGTGAAACTTGAAAAGGTTCGCTTTTCATTCTTGTTCGAGTCTGTGTAGTTGTCAGGTTTCTGACCTTGTTTCATCGTATGATCGTTGTTATTGATATGGTGATTGctacattatatttatacattttgttttgaatttttgaatctTTCGTTGCTCACTCTCGTAATAAGAAATAGTAGCATTAGTGTTAATAAATCGAATGAAGATAAATATACATCGGGTGTTCAATCttgttatattttgttttacaaaGTTTGATTTTTAGAATTCAAAGACAATAATACAAACCTTAAAAGGAATAATTACTAGATGGCTTACAAACCTTACAACAAGATGAATAACCCAAAAAAAgctgataaaataatttgcatcttagaaaatgaaattatacgATTGACTCAAAGTCATAAACAGAAATTATTAGGGTCAAATTCTTGAGGTTGAAGCAGCTCCATGAATTGCAGCTATGTATAAGAGCTGAGTACCAGACAAAATAATCATGAAAGCCTCCATTGTTCTCTGcatatcaatacaaaaataaattcttgagCACAAAAACTAGTTGATTTTTCATtggtaatttaaaaaaaatgaaatagttgaATTGTGATTCAAAACTCACCAAACGTGAGTTTCTGATGTGCAGCTCAATCTCTTTGCATCCAAAccttgaaaaaaataaaaaaatgttaaatgtcTAATGTTTATTTCCCAATAAATGCAcacttttactattattattacccCATGGCAAGGCATGTAATGGTCCAGGAAATGGTAGCGGCAGTGGCAGCGGCAGACAAGCTACCGGCATCCCAGTGGCGGAGGTGGTTGAGGCCCGAGATAGCAGCAGCAACGCCCACCACCCCAGCAAGCATGGCGAACGTCACAAAGAAGCCAGTCGCTGCGTTCCCCATCGGTAAGAAGATCGGTGAGAAATGTGCCGGGAGATCCAATCCAGGACCTGTTTGTACAAATCAAACATTCAGATGGCCATGCACCAAAATAGTTCCACAAACAGTACTACAATTATTTTGAGAGATTCAAATATAAGCATATGATGCATATAGTTATATACCAATGATGAAGCCATGATCAATAGCTCTATTGATGGCCCAGCTACCAATTCCCAACACTACAGCATACATgcaaaaattgagaaaaagaagaagccCTGCAACAGATCTAACGCCCATCCTATCCCAAATCGGActgattattatatataacaAGATCAAAGGAATATCAAGAAAATTTTGAGGCTTTTGTACATGTGATTTGTGCAGATTTGAAGGGTTTTATAAGTGCCATGAACGCTTAAATTAATATTGCGATAATTCTTTTCTTGTGAGGCTGAATGTTCTAGTTCTAGATTAAGATTTTTGGATAAAGTTGGAAGCTTTGTGTCAATGGAAGGAAAAGTTGAAGGCCGTGGATTCTTGCTTGCCTCACAATCTGCTACACCTCCCaactttttatttgaatattgttGTGAATCTATCTTTAGTTTCTCTTTTCTCCAAATCTTGCACTATAACCATAGTATCTAGCTGGATAATGTTGTAGTAATTCTGAAGCTTTACATAGATTTGTGAGTGTCGAGTTGAGCTTGATTCATTCGAAGTTTTGATTTTAGTCaaactagtagtatttcaattaaaatgagcattttgccattttcaaaAAGGGTTATAaaccttaaaaaaatatcttctGTATCATAAAAACAGAAATGATTTGTCAGAAGTATTTCTTATGACATAGTATAAACTAGTTAgataatcaatatatttactATATAAGTACTACTCCACATCCTActcaaaatatactcctacaatTAATCACTACTTAAATGCATAACTAAAGAATATGAATTTAGTTCACTATAATTAAGAGCGATTTATTCACTATAAAGATATTTTAGTTCACAACACGAATTTGAAAACACGGAATGAATTAAAATACCATTTCAGTGGAACTAAATATTTCACTATAAATTATAACGAACTAAATCACTCTTACAGtgaactaaaattattttttggtgaaCTAAATTTGTATTCTCTAGTTATGCATTTAATATTAGTTATACTTTGATCATATCCCGGCGATATTATTcacttatatttaatttgttatgatTTCGATCTAAATAAAACTCAATTCATTTTGTTAGTGATTTAgtaaattatttactattttaattaaaaaaatatacaattttcTTGTGACTATTATTCCCTTGACTATATTCAGTTCATTTCTTCTCTTAGAATAAGtggagagaaataaaaatttaaagagacttgaataaaataaaatcacatatttattatttttatttaaatttataaaaatattggtAAAATATATTGTGACTACTCACAACTGCATTTTTATAACGCCTTCGCCGGAAATGAGAGGATTTCTTCACAATGATTAGAAATGCTAAATTTTCGCGGCAAATTCAAAAGTTTTCCTTTATCCAGAAAAATTTATCCGATTCTAAAACGCCTTTGTTTTCATCAAAAATCCCCACAAAACCTAGCAATTCCATCAACTGGGGATTCAATCAATACCAAAAGTCCCCAAATGAAACGATTTCATCTCGAGATGTCTACTTACGAACAAAAATGATATCTTCCTGCGTGAACGACTTCAAATTGGACGAAGCCCTCAACCTGTTCGATGAAACGCCGCAAAGAGACTTAATCATGTGGAATCTGATGATCAAAGGCTGCATCAGCTGTGGAAGCCTCGATATGGCCCTGAAGTTGTTCGCTGAAATGCCTGAGAGGAACGTTGTATCTTGGACAACGATGATCAGCGCGTTTCTCAAGAACGGGATGGTCGAGCAGGCGAGAGGACTGTTCCAGGAGATGCCGGAGAGGGACACGGCTGCGTGGAACGCAATGATCCATGGGTTGTTTGTGAATGGGAGAGCAGAGGAGGCGAGTTCAATGTTTGAGTTAATGCCGGATAGGAATGTGATCTCGTGGACTACGATGATCAGCGGACTCGATCAGATGGGCAGGAATGAGGAGGCGCTCTCAATGTTCGTGAAGATGGTAGGGATCGGAGTGAAACTGACTTCAAGCACTTTATGCTCTGTTTTATCAAGCTGTGCTAAAACTGGGGAGCTCTGTTTAGGGATTCAACTCCATGGCCAAATTGCAAAGCTTGGATATGCTTTTGATACATATATTGTAGCATCATTGATCACATTTTACGCCAATTGCAAGAGAATTGAAGAATTTGTCAAGATTTACAATGAGAAATTGTTCAAGAATGTGGTGGTGTGGACCTCTGTTTTGACAGGGTACGGTGCCAACGATGAACATGAATCCGCATTGGAggtttttctaaaaatgatcCGATTAGGCGTACTTCCTAATCAATCAACCTTCACCAGCACCTTAAATTCAAGCAATGAGATTGAAACTCTTGATTTTGGGAGAGGGATTCATGGCGCGGCCGTTAAGCTAGGGTTTGAAACAGACGTGTTCGTGGGGAACGCCCTTGTGGTGCTGTACACCAAATGTGGGAGCATACACGATGGCATCCGCTCATTCAAAGctatagaaaaaaagaatgtgGTTTCTTGGAACACGGTGATAGTTGGATGCGCACAACACGGGTGTGGGGAGTGGGCAGTCACGTTTCTGGGGCAGATGGTGAAGGCAGGGGTGAGGCCGGATGGGATCACCTTCACCGGGTTGCTTAGCGCGTGCAGCCACTCAGGGTTGTGGAGGAAGGGGAGGGGGTTGTTCGAGGGGCTGAGGAGGGGGAGCGGGGTTGAGGTGAAGCTCGAGCACTACGCATGTATGGTGGATATATTGTGTAGGAGTGGGGAggtggcggaggcggaggagtTGGTGGAGGGGATGCCTGTAGAGGCGAATGTGTCAATATGGGTGGCGTTGTTGAGTGGGTGCAGAGGAGGGGAGGTGGAGGTGGCAGAGCGTGTGGCGGAGAGGATTTTGAGGTTGGATCCCGGGTGCACAGCGGGATACGTGCTTCTGTCGAATATTTACGCAGGTTGTGGGAGGTGGGAGGACGTTGCGAGGATGAGGACGAGGATGAAGGCGGCCGGAGCAGTCAAAGAAACTGCTGGGAGTACGTATTTAAACTAAAAGGGGATTCTTTTTAGAGAATTGTAAGTATAAATGTAGTATAGAGTAAAAATGTGacatcaaatttatatttatgaacaATTTTAACATCAAAATGAGTTTATGCAGAAagtaaatactagtagtagcaAGGCTGATCGCCACGGAAAACTCCCCAGAGGTAGAGGCTGCCTTGGAATCTGGTGAAGAGCGGCGGAAGTGAAGAGCAGCAGCTCCGTCGGTCAGCGCCGCATCCTTGTGAATCAGATCAAACATGAGGGAGTCGTAGACCAGGAAATGCCCCGCCCACGCCGCGCGAATCAGAGGTTGTGCGTGTTGCTCAATTGGGTGGTGATTAGGGTGGCGGAGGCGCGTTTTCGTGCTTGATTTTTGTTGGAACTCTCCTCATCGGAAAAGTATGATGTTCTTTTCAATTGGCACTCAGAATCAGAAGAATTCTCCATTGTTTAATTTCCTCTAAGAATTTTGAATATAGAAGAAGATAACCTAGTTTTGACTCGACTTTCAAAGGAAAGTGATGTCCTTGGAATATGTCTACCGTCTACGTGTTTAATTAAGGCAACGGTAACCAGGATTTCATTTCGATAATCAAGAGCaccttcttttcttcttttttttaatttccggTGTACTATAAGGTTTATCCCAACATTAAATCGTCATTTAAACCCATTAAATATATTCAcatcttttttaatttgtatcaaTATAATCAATCGTTTTTTAGATACTTTCCTAATAAATACTACAAGAGTCTAAATTAGCATTctcatatactactagtacaaCTTACACCGTTTGAAGTGAAGTTTAAATCATAGAAAGTAACTTGGGATAAAATTActacatttatttaataaaatgttataaaatttggataaatttactacatttataaaatagaaCACATATGGGCCGTGTTTGTTTgacgggaaagtaaagttgttAAGGAAAATGATTTCCTGGATTATGATTTTCAGGAATATGATTTCTTGGATTatggtttttaaaatttatcattccTATGAATACGATTACTAGAAATATGAACCCCGAGGAATTAAAATACTGTGTTTGGAGATTTCaaaactataaatttttatttctttggaataatctaataaattgataaaaattattaaataaactacTTTTAGTTgtactattaattactaattagaAATAACTGATGCAGTTGGAGAAGCAACGTGTCTTTTTAGAACCCTAATCTCTGCAAAACTCCAAAATCTGCactttttgtttcatttgaattggaaaaaattgaaacaactAAGTGAGATATTATATAGACAACAATGTATGGAGAGCCCcaacaagaaacaaaagataTTAAACGCTAATTTGAAATCAACTAAAGATATCGATTGCGAGTTCAATTGACTTTGGGAAAACTTAATTTCTACAATATTAATAACAGATTATGAAcacataagaaaaataattaaagaagttTTAGAAAAAAGTTTGTACATTGAATACTAAATttgtgtatatgtatataatagtCATCGAAACGGCGTTAGAAATACTAAGTTTGTACATTGAATACTAAATTTGCATGAGAATAATTTTCCTTGAGAACCATATTGAGGAAGAAAAGTTTAAGAATGATGAAGAAAAGTTTAAGAATGAAAAACcgtcgaagaagaagaagaatacgTAGTTCTACAATTTTGGTTTAGGGAAAAAGAATACTTGGGTTAGAGGGAGGAAAAAGAATCCCGGATTTTACATCAAATTTCCTTGATATTAGGAATATGATTACTTTccctattttataaaaaatcatatcaagcgtagtaatttaaaaattaggaACCAGATTACTTTCCTGATTTTCTTATTATCAAACCAAACACCGGAATTTAATAATTAGGATTCAGATTACTTTCTCATGGCACAATCCGTGCCAAACAAACATGGccttatatggagtatttgtgataaattttgaaagttgggataaaaatgataagaccaaaatgttagtagtagtaataaattccATCATTAACACAATATCATTGatgttatattattatacCTTCACAATTTCGATGGTGGTCAGTGGATAAAGAAATAGAAATGCAAATACAACTCAAGTATTCAAAAGTATTTACTGAAAAAGGCAAAATTAAGGAGATGATGGggtatcattaaaataaagacaagTATGATGTGCTAAAACGATAAAAATGGGTTGGATACGATACGACCATAGGCCATAGCAATCTATTAAGATTAATGGGTTGGATACGATACGACCATAGGCCATAGCAATCTATTAAGATTAAT is drawn from Salvia hispanica cultivar TCC Black 2014 chromosome 6, UniMelb_Shisp_WGS_1.0, whole genome shotgun sequence and contains these coding sequences:
- the LOC125196269 gene encoding uncharacterized protein LOC125196269, yielding MPSGAKKRKAAKRKGTQPNTNNSNPSPAASTHAVKHQSDVGPASSTTSQDKEKGNSAVPVEREFKNGSELGGKFDHDETETKSYDGGSSESSGTSSSSSDDESHADKIDAVPTVAIVEASEAVVDCVPPVDSDKVSLLSESLGVNASSPFVSKDNGEKKGSAEVSTPSVEHVEAASDLKTSAEETDERLSLSYNAPIATHDNGADLVKDSGVTEPLLVPPPRPVKTTSWKGCCGLFELFTSSDR
- the LOC125196676 gene encoding pentatricopeptide repeat-containing protein At5g46460, mitochondrial-like isoform X1, yielding MIRNAKFSRQIQKFSFIQKNLSDSKTPLFSSKIPTKPSNSINWGFNQYQKSPNETISSRDVYLRTKMISSCVNDFKLDEALNLFDETPQRDLIMWNLMIKGCISCGSLDMALKLFAEMPERNVVSWTTMISAFLKNGMVEQARGLFQEMPERDTAAWNAMIHGLFVNGRAEEASSMFELMPDRNVISWTTMISGLDQMGRNEEALSMFVKMVGIGVKLTSSTLCSVLSSCAKTGELCLGIQLHGQIAKLGYAFDTYIVASLITFYANCKRIEEFVKIYNEKLFKNVVVWTSVLTGYGANDEHESALEVFLKMIRLGVLPNQSTFTSTLNSSNEIETLDFGRGIHGAAVKLGFETDVFVGNALVVLYTKCGSIHDGIRSFKAIEKKNVVSWNTVIVGCAQHGCGEWAVTFLGQMVKAGVRPDGITFTGLLSACSHSGLWRKGRGLFEGLRRGSGVEVKLEHYACMVDILCRSGEVAEAEELVEGMPVEANVSIWVALLSGCRGGEVEVAERVAERILRLDPGCTAGYVLLSNIYAGCGRWEDVARMRTRMKAAGAVKETAGSTYLN
- the LOC125196270 gene encoding membrane protein PM19L-like; translated protein: MGVRSVAGLLLFLNFCMYAVVLGIGSWAINRAIDHGFIIGPGLDLPAHFSPIFLPMGNAATGFFVTFAMLAGVVGVAAAISGLNHLRHWDAGSLSAAATAATISWTITCLAMGFGCKEIELHIRNSRLRTMEAFMIILSGTQLLYIAAIHGAASTSRI
- the LOC125196676 gene encoding pentatricopeptide repeat-containing protein At5g46460, mitochondrial-like isoform X2, which codes for MIRNAKFSRQIQKFSFIQKNLSDSKTPLFSSKIPTKPSNSINWGFNQYQKSPNETISSRDVYLRTKMISSCVNDFKLDEALNLFDETPQRDLIMWNLMIKGCISCGSLDMALKLFAEMPERNVVSWTTMISAFLKNGMVEQARGLFQEMPERDTAAWNAMIHGLFVNGRAEEASSMFELMPDRNVISWTTMISGLDQMGRNEEALSMFVKMVGIGVKLTSSTLCSVLSSCAKTGELCLGIQLHGQIAKLGYAFDTYIVASLITFYANCKRIEEFVKIYNEKLFKNVVVWTSVLTGYGANDEHESALEVFLKMIRLGVLPNQSTFTSTLNSSNEIETLDFGRGIHGAAVKLGFETDVFVGNALVVLYTKCGSIHDGIRSFKAIEKKNVVSWNTVIVGCAQHGCGEWAVTFLGQMVKAGVRPDGITFTGLLSACSHSGLWRKGRGLFEGLRRGSGVEVKLEHYACMVDILCRSGEVAEAEELVEGMPVEANVSIWVALLSGCRGGEVEVAERVAERILRLDPGCTAGYVLLSNIYAGCGRWEDVARMRTRMKAAGAVKETAGKSKY